Genomic DNA from Gossypium hirsutum isolate 1008001.06 chromosome A01, Gossypium_hirsutum_v2.1, whole genome shotgun sequence:
CTCATGGGGTTTAGTCTGTTTATTAGCATTTTATATGTAATAAGCAACATTAGACATGGATAAAAGCAATGTTGGTGGAGTTATCaataacattttaatattttgaaacaCATGACAACAATAGTAatgctttttatttaattaaatgaaacatTTTACTTATGAATACATATGAATAAAAATCTGTGATTCAAGATGATTTTTTAGAATGAGAGAAAGCAAGAAGGCAcatcaaaaagaaaagaatgggGATGACTAGATTCaattcttgaaaattttgtttctttaaaaGAAGATAGTTGACAACTCTAGATAACATTATTACCAACATGTAATTCTACAACATCTTAGACATGTTAAAAACAACTTGTAATCAATTGTACATTTCCCCTCATGGACGAACTTGGTCGTAATGTCCGATCATCCACCAAAAATGAACTCTCCCGATATTTCTCCCATGTTTTGGAATATTCGGGGAGGTATTCAATGCATGTATAGGTACACCCAAGCAAGCTATCAAGCTCTATGACTCTTTACCTTAATGGTTTTTTACCATTTTTGTTTCTTTGTAAACCATTTATCCATTAATTCCTAATGGTTTACCAAAGTAAGTCCTTTTGTTTATTAATGGGACTTACCTAAAATTGAATCTCCTTAATGTCAGTTATAATTTTTAGGTACATCATCAGTAggatattataatttatttgatttattagtATGTTTAACTAATGAATGTTGATTATTTGCTTATATCTTTTTATGGACTTTGGGTaacaaatctaaaaattataattgGAGAAGAGATCAGATCAAGTAATGTTGATTTTCAAGAGTCCTAGTGTGACTTACTTGCGTTAGTTAAAATGATAGTAACTTTAAAGAACTTAAAGTCAATGAATGACTCTTTTGAGATTCCTTataaaaatagatttatttaCCACTCAAAAGTTCATATTGAGAAGATCTTTACCACTTTATTGTATATTGAAGGCTACATAGAAGGCTATTTTTGAGAAGATAGTGAACATATTGATTGCACTTTAGCAAGCCATTAAACATCTATTTAAGTAAAAGCTTGTTATTGTCTTATTTATGAGATTGAGAGAGCACTTACCATGTTTGTGTGAGCACTCATCATCCAAAAGTCATTCAATTTAAgtaatatatgatattatttgtattattggATTAAAAACTGGTAATTCTATATAATTGGATTAATAAAAGCTCTAATCAATGTTCTGTGTGCGCTGCTGGTCCCAAATTTGATTCTCTACGCATGTTATTTTTTGGAATTGGTTTGAGTAAAATATTCGATTTCAAACATACAAGTCTCGTTGCAAGATGAGGGTAACAAAATTTAGATCCATATCATTTAAGTGTTTGATAAAATCTTTTAACTTGTGTTGTCCGGGTGGTACCCAGGTTTTGACATATGCAACAGTAGAATGGGAGAAAATTGGCTGTGTAAATGTTAAATTTCCTTTTACAACACAATTTATTAGCTAAAAAAGCAATTTATAAAACAATGAAAGATTAATTACACCAACGTCCCTCCCTGGGCATTTGTAAGCAATGCATACAGTATTTCATTCCAAGAATCAGGAACTCCAGCAAGACACCAGTGGCTACAATCGTTTCCCTCTTTTCTGGAATAAACAGAAGGATGCCCATCTTTCCTCAGCAACGAAAGCGTTGTTATATCCAGCAAAGTAACCCCCTTCGACATGTTTTTCAACACTTGCTTCACTACGTCCACTGCTGGTGGCAATCCTCCTGGATACGTTGTTCCATTTAATGGTGTTGTCTCGCCTTTACAGGTTGCTGAAATTGAACCATTCCATTGCCTGCCACTGTCACAAATTCACCACCAATATTATGTTAATTAGAAGTGATTCATCGAAATATTGAATCACTATGTTGACTGAACTTCAGGTGAAGTGACCTTAGTTAAAGTGCTTACTCGTAATGGGTTGGAGAGATGCCTTGAAAAAGGACTTGTGTCGTGCGACGGTCAACATTGGAATCAACCCATTTGGACCAAGTAGTTAGTCCCACTTTGAAAGCTTCCAATCTATCCATATCCTTCAATATCTTTCCGCTCCATTCAATGAAATCCCATCTGTTTCAACACACCATACCcataaaaattggaaaaaaataatcgATTTTAATGAGtcaaaatttatctaaaatatcacTTTAAAACATGTTTTGAAATTGGCCCAAGGGGGAGAGCACTTTCCTATATAGTACTAATATAGATGCtcattataaacatgttaaaaatGGAAGGAGAgacaaaacataattaaattttggAAAATGGTAAAAGAAAGGCAAAAGTATCATGAGCCTCTATATTAGAGTCAAATTATATTTTGTCCTCTCTATTAAAAAAAAGGGCAAATTAGTCCTcatatgttagattaaagagcaaattagtcatttttgttaaaaatttcttcatttgtattgttaaaattaGCATGATTGATGAAATAATCAGACAGTGACATGTGCAATGTATATCTCATGTTGacgtttataaattaatttacccattttttaagtaaaaaatacaaaatataatatgacACCTAATGTAATGAAATTTATAATAGTTTTACCTAAAAGAAAATGATACTTACGGTTGATTTTGTCCTTTGGTTGTATGAAGCCACCAATGCCATGTATTGAAAATGAGGACATCGTATCCTTTCCATGAATAATCTCCATTTTCAATTGAATCCAACTTTAATACAGTGCCTATCTTTTCTTTCACGAGATCAACAAGATACACATTGCGGGAATACTCCAACGATATTTCATACTCCTgcaatatatagatatatatccattatttttattttaattataactcTCGTTAAACTGCTAAAATAatgtttatatattaaaaattatttattaattaaacaataGTGGAACTCACCGGTAAAGCAAAAGTAGAATGGTTGCCTTTGCTCATTAAAGTGTATTTGGATAGGGGCACAGATGCATGAACCATGCATAACAGTGATTGCCACATATTCAAGCTTATTGAGTCCCCAATAAACAAAACTTTTTTCCCTTTCATCTTCCTCAAGAAATCCTCACCATTAAATCTGCATTATCATTCAGCAGCaatgttataataaaaataaataaatatttatttatttaataggaAATACCCATTATGGGTTTTTTTCCCCAAAAAATTTCCATTATGTttagtatttactattttttgAATCTCATACATTGCTTAGGAAAATATCCCATATAGTCcttgtaataatttttttcttagttgataaaaaatacaaaaataaaagaattgtaGGGAAGAATAATGCCTTAATGACTCGTTTGGTTATttacataataacataaaatGGTTAGCTATAAAATAAAGAACGATTAGTCTGAATTTAAACAATTAGTctgaatttaaacataaaattagaACATAATATACGAttcatatattaaaacataatgaaaaataataCTCCAAACATAGTAtacgattttttttctaaaaccaactattttttattaaaaataaaaaattaattgttgaaataaatttttatacttataGTCAAGAAATAGAACAGCTGTTCATAACTtaacaaatataataattattattattttcataaaagTGGAGAATCTGGCAGCAATAATCCGTCCCAAtacatttctatatatatatatatatctttcttTGGATACCTAGCAAAAACCTGTCGTTTTGTTTATGTTTCGTCATTTTCTTGTTGGTATATATTTTCTCATACCGATGCTGCTAACTCATCTTAAGAAATTTCGTCGTTTATTATTTAGTTTTCCAAAAAAGATAACTAAAAGATATCCCAAATTAAGCAAAAATAACAAggtaataaaagtaaaagtagggaattaaaaaaaaaagtacctTGGCAATGAACAAGCAGTAGGCTTCCATTTATAATGGAGGTAGAATTGATCAGGTCGTCCATTAGCTTGACAATCAAACCCTTTAGAGATAAAGGGACAATTGGAAGTGTTGTAAAGAGGGTAAGTATCATCTTCTATCCAACTCCCTTTGAAAAAATCACAGCCGCCATCCACTTCAGATAACTCAACTTGGTCGAGCCATGAAACCAGAAAAATCAATGCAAAAGCAATACTGCAGAAGCTCACTTGATATCCATGGCGGTACCCCATACTCTTTTAGAGACAAAAAGCAGTAAGGGTGCTGCAACACAAAGAGTTAAATATGTATACTCCTTTGGTAGTGTCTGTAAAGGGCTGTAAATAAAATTACTTCCGCTTTCTGTCTGGATTTCTTTCCTTTGGGGGTTTAATTTTAGAGATATAAACCATTTTAGGCTGAATTCGTTACAGAAAGGATATTTAATGCATTATTAAATGGACTCTTTGTCAACTCAGCTTAACCTAGTTAAAAAGCCAACGTTAATTAATTCAAGATatctaattatataataaaaaaaatattttaccatatcacaaattcaaatgtgtgtttttaagagaaaaaaaattataccgtcatttcaatttatttttttacaatactaccactgtgtgtgtgtgtttttttttaaatttcacaataGTTTATCAATTAATTTAAGCCAAAAATTTTAATAGTGGTagcaattatatttaaaattataaagtaataaacacttaattaaaattgtaccttttcaattAATTTAGGATGAACAGTTGACTTAGTAGTTTTCTCCGCTATTCTCAAACTATCCTCAAACTCACGTCTATCAAATGTGAGCTCGCTTCGAATTAGAAAgttttcacaaaattaccagtggagtaatttcataatttttctaaactttctGAACCAagttataaataagaaaaatatctctaacaatcttttgaaataatttcttcaaataattttctctctacaataaaaacaactttatatagggagaatttagagagtttaattatgatcaaaattaatcccttcaatataaaattaatataatacttatcaagataaatactagattaaatttaatattattaatacaataaataaaatttaatactaagataattactttaatattaaattaataaaatactatcaagataaatattaaattaaattccatattaaatttattaaaataatattatttttggaatagttaatatGAAATCAAATTATCTGATAGAGTCCCAATAAGAATGTGATTCTTCCACTACTCAATCATCGAAGTATCGCTGTCACCAATCACCGGAATGTTGCTATCTCAGTCGCCGACACCGCCGTGCCCAATGATGTCATCGTAGGGCAACATCCTCACAATACCCTAAGCTGGTTAGGTTCGGGCTAATGACTGTTCGATCTGTCCGGTTCGGTTGGATTGTCGGCACCCGGTTCTACCAATTTTGGGTCTTGATCTCGGTTTTTCCATTTGTTAGACTGTTGACACCCAGTTCGACCAATTTTGGGTCTCGGTCTAGGTTTTTGGTTCTTCGTTTCAATTTTCAATCTCAAGTCCAAtctcaagttcaattacccattgagccaattgtctgatttgaaaattaatttctaaaaatatcacatttattttaattagtttgattattttaattttacttatcaaaattaattttcccaaaaatcactgagattttccaaaattattttttatgaaaattcttTAATCGAATTCTCTATTTGAACAATTCTCAGTTTCTCACGAAcacccaatttaattccacatcaaataaattgactaaattaaattattttcgaagtcgtaaaattttcttctgattcaaatgtagtCTGATCGAACTTTTAtttagcggagggaccaatcagacatatacaattagactctagtaattgcaattatgtttgGAAGCATTGttctgataattcacaatttacttaaattatggagttagtccacaagaattatcatgattgaaaactccttaatGCATACCCTCCActaaagcaattcatccaattaCTTTGTCAAATAATCTCGTCATATGTGTGTTAACCccatatgatatccttaattcATTTAAGTTAAATATGTTCACTCAAtgcaatcctattttatctcattgtcaccattgtgtctttttaatgattaatatgattcctattaacaaatgattttgataaattacTCGTTCGAGAGCTAGCAATCGGtgaccacatttcatatttatcaattcacacaatatcaatgagaggatatcattaactctttaatcgagctatgaattttatttttgctagtaaagtcatgccatacacaagtcatgtacccaatacACTGACTATggactcgatcatctttagagcataagcctccacttatatcaaagcaccaTGAGTTATATAtgactcgatcatctttagagcataagcctccacttatatcaaagcaccaTGAGTTATATATGCATGGCcagtgactaacttaggatttaggtaaatcacaccatgaatgttataagtgaattaatttacaaatgaattcaaaattaatttaacttgggttcagtccaatgtatcatttttCCAATGATTTCATCTATGTTTTTATCTATGGAGTTAGCTTCTCTGATAGCAAAGACTAGTTATATCccaaattggaattgtagacgacttAATAATCTCtttaagtatttgaattaaaCGCTCACTTTGTTTTATCTATTAAAGTAAATTATCTTTCTCGCGATGTAAACGTTCTTATAATATCGCTTATCAtaagtttgaacttagacaatcaattaCTAATATTTGATTGCCACAATTTTGTCATGTATGCAAAACATGGTAGATAGAAGCACAAAAGATGtaacagtgaaatgtgaaattaactttatttatttatttatcgttcaaatacatagaaaataattacatgtttactacaatacaGACACATTTTCCAACAGCATAGACGTAAATGGCacgtcaacatttaattaattttttaaatttaaataatattaaaaataattttttataatatttaaaatttttgataattttaatgattttaattttaaaaatagtttttataatttttttgaatttttaaatttaaaaaatcaattaaatgccGATGTGTCATCCAAGTGGCAATCTGCATGGATGCAACATCAACGAAGTtaaaaaacgttaaaattttcatttactttgggggtgatttgataaaaaagtgcaagtttaaggactaaaacaaggtgaaaaattaaatgaaggattaaaatgatttttttataaaattgtagagtcaaataaatcattatgccatttttaaaatgaaaaaataaagggtaaaagtaaaagtaatgatactaaatttcaaatatagaaaatgaATAAGAATATGGAGCCTACtttaacattcaaattttcacTTTATAATTTGGAACAAACAAATTATTAATCCAATACGAAGCAAGGGAACCATACTATGCCCATTAAAAACGATCCTAGATATATGGAACCTTTTTAATCATTATTAATATACATTaaatccttttttaaaaaattgggataaaatattaaaattatactaaattttgatttctctattatatataaatgtttaattgaGTTGGTATCATGAGTTAATCCGACATCAATttggttaaaaaattaattaaaaatagagttcgAGGTATTTGAAGCAGGGGTTCAACAATTGCAAAATGCACAGGTTGCGCAATTCATTGGGAAAATATCTAATCTTGGGCAATTTCAGTGATTAGTAggaatgctttttttttttttggggggggggggagtgGCATTATTGAGGTGAAGTTTGCTGGATCAAATCTATTCATTGCACAAATTTCCTTTGAAGCTGATTGTACTAGAGTTTTGGAAATAGGTGCTCGACATATACAGAACAAATCTCTCATTGTGAGGAAGTGGAAGCCAAGCCTCCCATCATTAGAATTCAACATCGTTAAACTCCTGTGTGGATTTATCCGAGTAATGTGCCACTTGAGTTGTTTACAAAAGATGGCTTAAGCTACATAGCAAGTGCTCTGGGTTGTCTGCTTTAGATGGATAGAGTTACTACAAAAAGGGAAAGGCAACTAGAGTTAAGTAGGACAACATGCAACACATATTGAATAATAATTTTGGTGATTGGAATATTCTAAACAAATATTCTCATGCTCAAAATGGAAGGATATGGGTTCTTTGGAAGTCTCCAGTGAACTTGAGTTTTGTGGCAGATACTGATCAAAGTTTTAGCTGTACAATTGCATATGGAAATCAACATTTCATCTTATTAATTAGATATGGGAGCAATAGTGGGAGAGAGAACAAGACTATAGTCTCATCTACGTGATTTACATTATTCTCATGTAGATTCTCCTTGGCTCCTTGGTGATGATTTTAATGTCATTGCCAATCCATATGAAAGTTCTAACTCATCACAAGTTGTAACTAGGGATATGACAGAATACAGGGATTGTATACTGGAGATTGGAGTTTTAGATCATCCTTACAGTGGTTCCTTCTTCACTTGGAGTAACCACACACTGTATAATAAGCTGGATAGAATGTTGATTAATTATTTATGCTTTAGCTATTCCAGCAACTTCATAGCAGAGTTTATAGCTCCTGAAGTGTCGGACCATTACCTCTGCTATAGTAAGGATAGATGTGCCTAGTAAGTCCCCTTCAAAGTCATTCAAGTTTTTTTAACTTTTGGACTAAACATGATGCACTTTTTTGTAACATCTCAAACTCTTGCAGAATCCCTGCTGCTGGTAACCCAATGGCCTTGTTGCATGCTAAGCTTAAAAGTCTCGACATGGCATTGAAACAATCCAACTCAATGCATATTAGCAATATTTcagaaaaaatgtaaaataagagATTAGAAGTGTACAATGCATAGCTTGCTATGTTGTTTAATCCTAATAATACAAAAATAGCAGAACTAGGAAGAAATCTTGGTCAAGAGCTTCTCGAATTGTTAAGAGTTGATGAGAATTTTTATAAGCAAAAATCTAGAATTAAATGTTTACAAGAGGGTGATGATCAAATACAATTTTCCATATAATGGTGTCTGCCAAACAAAGATGTAACTCTATCCAAATGCTAGTTGATAGCAGGGTAATCAATTGAGCATTGTACAATCCCGATTTTGCCCGGGCCTCAAAAGCCCAATACACCCAATTCACACCCAAACCCAACAAGCCCAAATTAgacaaaaaaacaaacaaaacaaaaaagcccaattaaaattaCAGCCCAAAAACAAATTGAAGGTCCGATGGCCCAAAGTGTTAAACACTTTTAGAAAAAACCTAATCTccctaaccctaggtgcgccgcacctaggtctTCAACCACCCTCTGCTGCCGCTCCTCTGACACCATCAACTCCTCTGCCACCGCCGTTGACCCCCTAGGCCtgcaaaacagaaataaaaaaagaaaccaaagaaGCAGAAAGCAAAGCAAAAACAGTAGCAAATAGTATACTAAAGTTAttgtatttggctataaaagAGCCTCAAACAGACAATGTATTTTCTACACGGATAGATAGCAATCAAAagcaaagaaatttaaaaaaaaaggtgacttttcctttcctttcgtTAAGTTTATTCCAGATATAgtgcccatatatatacatattttaaaaaataaaagggattcTTCTCACCTTCTTCAAATCGGGGAAATCAGAACCGAAAAGTTCCTTAGGTTTTTTTTCGATTTTCTGGAGTTTTCTTGTTGTTCTAAACTCAGATTTGGGACAAGGGAAGTGAGGAGATTAAAGGGGACTAGTTTCTTACCTCCGGCCACTGTGCGGGTGGTCATCGGCGACAGACGGATGGTGGTCCGATTGCCGGAAACAAAGGCCCAGAGAGAAACCCCCAaactcttcttttttttgtttaaatcacAACTGAAATGAGCTCCATCAAAAAATTTTTTGGTTTTATAGAACgcataaaacggcgtcgtttagggcCGTTCCAGTGgcctcaaaacggcgtcgtttagcaACTTAGACCCGAGACCCGACCTTAAcccgcctaggatccgcgtgtttttagaCTAGGGGTTTATTTGTGCCCCCAGTCGCTCCACTTTTGAGGCCGGTTTCAATGTGGTCCCatttccctttcttttctttttaatttcaccTCTGAAATTTCATTATTGTTTCAGTTTGGTCCTTGATCACAGTGCGTTTTGGGGGGACGGGTTTATTACCCATTTGGTCCTTCTTGGTTACTTGCTCATTCGCAGGGGTCCCTATTTTAATCCGagcaatttattttatttgtaaattatccttcttattttaatttgatttcaattaagttttatttagattcatttttatagtttttttttattcgtGTTTATTTATTGGTATTAATTGTATCATTTGCatcatttgtttatttattcattgtagTTTGAGTAACTGTAATTTCACATTTTGTATACTATTTTATGTAAATGTTTTAtgcattattatacatatatatatataccttaaaataaaattaactttattctGTGTATATTATTAGCACTATATTATTCATacatataactattttttttcacatattttaatatatatatttgttgattAAAAGGAAATCACATGTTTTATAcattatttcaattattattatacGTATACATAAAcattggtatatatattgaatCTATATACATTACTAAACCCATGTATTTTATACCTATAGTTTTCTTTGTATATATAAGTATGTTTCTAAGTCTATTATATAACTTATgataaaactaatttaatctTGTATGCATATTCcttttattctaaatttatttacatatatatataacttgtaaATCTGATATGttcttaaaattattatatacttttattatcTTTGCATATTTTTGAATTCTCCCTTATTGTATATAAGTTGTCAATTTTAAACCAATATTCTTTAACACTTcgtatattatttgatttaaaaatattcacTCTATAACATATGTCTTAAATGATTCCATATGTATCtctagtttttttttctattaattcatGTGTTATATATTACgtgtttatcattattttttttattttgtttgacaccatattgttcttttaattttcgTTTTGTTTTGTATATCTCGTATTGATTATGTTATATTGGGCTTTGTATATTATCATGGCATATTATTATGCGTATTATTTTGTTGCCATgtattgttatattattattttcgttcTGTATTGTTATATCAATTATTCTCcatacatgattgaaattggGTTATAGTTTTTTAGGGttagttatatttaattgtttattttattagttgATTATATAAGGTTACATTATCTTCATTCTTCAAGTATTGTGTCTTATGCGTGTATTGTATCATGATCATTGTTTTCCTTTTGGTTTACGAAATGTTGTTTTTTAAGGTCCAACTCTTCAAGATTAATtcttccattttattttaaaccaaaattaatgCGTGTTAAGTTGGCTTTACAATTGTTCGTTTGAAAATtccttaaaacgaaggcaatatttGATGCTTggaaattcggggaatcgtgccttatcgtgctgggtttcgatttcccgtttgttcaaaataatc
This window encodes:
- the LOC107938288 gene encoding protein trichome birefringence-like 41; amino-acid sequence: MGYRHGYQVSFCSIAFALIFLVSWLDQVELSEVDGGCDFFKGSWIEDDTYPLYNTSNCPFISKGFDCQANGRPDQFYLHYKWKPTACSLPRFNGEDFLRKMKGKKVLFIGDSISLNMWQSLLCMVHASVPLSKYTLMSKGNHSTFALPEYEISLEYSRNVYLVDLVKEKIGTVLKLDSIENGDYSWKGYDVLIFNTWHWWLHTTKGQNQPWDFIEWSGKILKDMDRLEAFKVGLTTWSKWVDSNVDRRTTQVLFQGISPTHYDGRQWNGSISATCKGETTPLNGTTYPGGLPPAVDVVKQVLKNMSKGVTLLDITTLSLLRKDGHPSVYSRKEGNDCSHWCLAGVPDSWNEILYALLTNAQGGTLV